The following proteins come from a genomic window of Natrinema saccharevitans:
- a CDS encoding TIGR00296 family protein yields the protein MSQRQGVDLSYEDGARAVELARESVESYVQHGQREQPGSMREAFYERTGAFVRLESTRGRGSLRGCAGGYHSDDQLGHVIVDAAIEAASEDSCGSEVSPSELPNLTVSVCTVKNVLLTDDPLADLELGTHGVAIDGGEGGWLYPTVPVENDWSAREYLDRTCRKAKLAPGAWQNDDVVVTLFEGQVFREREADGSIEEI from the coding sequence ATGTCCCAGCGACAGGGCGTCGACCTCTCCTACGAAGACGGGGCTCGCGCGGTCGAACTCGCGCGCGAATCCGTCGAATCTTACGTACAACACGGGCAACGAGAACAACCGGGCAGCATGCGCGAGGCCTTCTACGAGCGGACCGGCGCGTTCGTCCGCCTCGAGTCGACTCGCGGCCGGGGGAGCCTGCGGGGCTGTGCGGGGGGCTACCACTCGGACGACCAGCTCGGCCACGTCATCGTCGACGCGGCGATCGAGGCCGCCAGCGAGGACTCCTGTGGCTCCGAGGTCAGCCCCTCGGAGCTGCCGAACCTCACGGTGTCGGTCTGTACGGTCAAGAACGTCCTGCTGACGGACGATCCGCTGGCCGACCTCGAACTCGGTACCCACGGCGTCGCCATCGACGGCGGCGAGGGCGGCTGGCTCTACCCGACGGTGCCCGTCGAGAACGACTGGAGCGCTCGCGAGTACCTCGACCGCACGTGTCGGAAGGCGAAGCTCGCACCGGGGGCCTGGCAGAACGACGACGTCGTCGTGACGCTGTTCGAGGGCCAGGTCTTCCGCGAGCGCGAGGCCGACGGCAGCATCGAAGAGATATAG
- a CDS encoding aminopeptidase, producing MDERVREHAEVLVDWSARVEAGDDVVVSVGPDAHELAVAVAEKLGERGANLLATYSSGEITRAYLQAHDDAFDENPAHELALVENADVYLSLGGGRNTSATADVPGERRRAYTEARSEIRETRLGTRWVSTVQPTRSLAQQANMAYEEYRDFAYDAILRDWESLADEMAQLKDLLDAGSEVRLVSSDTDLTMSIEGRTAVNSAASVAYDSHNLPSGEVFTAPYATEGEVTFDVPMTIRGESVRNVRLAFEDGAVVDYDAEQGGDVIGDVLETDDGARRLGELGIGMNRGIDRYTDNILFDEKMGDTVHLALGRAYDACLPDGEPGNDSAVHVDLITDVDEDSRLEIDGEVVQRNGVFRFEDGFDA from the coding sequence ATGGACGAACGGGTCCGCGAACACGCCGAGGTACTGGTCGACTGGAGCGCGCGAGTCGAGGCGGGCGACGACGTGGTCGTCTCGGTCGGGCCGGACGCCCACGAACTGGCCGTAGCCGTCGCCGAGAAACTCGGCGAGCGGGGCGCAAACCTGCTCGCGACGTACAGTTCGGGCGAGATCACGCGCGCCTATCTGCAGGCCCACGACGACGCGTTCGACGAGAACCCCGCCCACGAACTCGCACTCGTGGAGAACGCCGACGTCTACCTCTCGCTGGGCGGCGGGCGAAACACGAGCGCGACGGCGGACGTGCCGGGCGAGCGCCGGCGGGCGTACACCGAGGCCAGAAGCGAGATCCGGGAGACGCGACTAGGGACCCGCTGGGTGTCGACGGTCCAGCCGACGCGCTCGCTGGCCCAGCAGGCCAATATGGCCTACGAGGAGTATCGGGACTTCGCCTACGACGCAATCTTGCGGGACTGGGAGTCGCTGGCCGACGAGATGGCCCAGTTGAAGGATCTCCTCGACGCGGGTTCGGAGGTCCGACTCGTCTCGAGCGATACCGATCTCACGATGTCGATCGAGGGCCGAACGGCGGTCAACAGCGCCGCTTCCGTGGCCTACGACTCCCACAACTTGCCCAGCGGCGAGGTCTTCACCGCGCCGTACGCGACCGAGGGCGAGGTGACCTTCGACGTGCCGATGACGATCCGGGGCGAGTCCGTCCGGAACGTCCGCCTCGCCTTCGAGGACGGCGCGGTCGTCGACTACGACGCCGAACAGGGCGGCGACGTGATCGGCGACGTCCTCGAGACGGACGACGGCGCGCGCCGGCTGGGCGAACTCGGGATCGGGATGAACCGCGGCATCGACCGCTACACGGACAACATCCTCTTCGACGAGAAGATGGGCGATACCGTCCACCTGGCGCTGGGTCGGGCGTACGACGCCTGTCTCCCCGACGGCGAACCGGGCAACGACTCGGCGGTCCACGTCGACCTGATCACCGACGTCGACGAGGACTCCCGCCTCGAGATCGACGGCGAGGTCGTCCAGCGAAACGGCGTCTTTCGGTTCGAGGACGGGTTCGATGCCTGA
- a CDS encoding helix-turn-helix transcriptional regulator, translating to MDDLTGFQRDLLYVIAGADQPSGQDVKDEVETYYNSEINHGRLYPNLDTLVNKDLVEKGQLDRRTNYYEISDHGRQAIEQRREWEQQYITD from the coding sequence ATGGACGATCTGACTGGGTTTCAACGAGACCTTCTGTACGTAATCGCGGGGGCCGATCAGCCGTCCGGCCAAGACGTCAAAGACGAAGTCGAGACGTACTACAACAGCGAGATCAACCACGGACGGTTGTATCCGAACCTCGATACACTCGTCAACAAAGACCTCGTCGAGAAGGGCCAACTCGATCGCCGAACGAACTACTACGAGATCAGCGACCACGGCCGGCAAGCCATCGAACAACGCCGCGAATGGGAACAACAGTATATCACCGATTAG
- a CDS encoding nicotinate phosphoribosyltransferase, with the protein MSNPFGTVLPEAILEGEATDAYFERTRATLEHADKNPHVVAEVTADQFPTGEFDVFTGVKDVATLFEGRDVDVDALPDGQLFDGGPVCRIEGPYLEFAELETSLLGFCSQPSGFATAALEARLAAPESLVLSFGARHVHPSIASTVERAALLAGLDGFSHVAAGEILDREAGGTMPHALMFCFGEGNQADAWTAFDEAVGADVPRIALVDTFWDEKSESLLAAETLGDDLDGVRIDTTGSRRGDFRHIIREVRWELDARGHEDVDIFCSGGLTPDTIRDLRTVADGFGVGSHITGADSVDFSLDIVEIEGDPISKRGKLSGVKDVYRTADGGHHVALADRDGPDEGESLLEPLLRDGEVVREFDLEAATDRCLADAAAVDFDPALEE; encoded by the coding sequence ATGTCAAATCCGTTCGGAACCGTTCTCCCCGAGGCGATTCTCGAGGGGGAGGCCACCGACGCTTACTTCGAGCGCACGCGAGCGACGCTCGAACACGCGGACAAGAACCCACACGTCGTCGCCGAAGTCACCGCCGACCAGTTTCCGACCGGCGAGTTCGACGTCTTCACCGGTGTGAAAGACGTCGCGACGCTGTTCGAGGGTCGCGACGTCGACGTCGACGCGCTCCCCGACGGCCAGCTGTTCGACGGCGGCCCCGTCTGCCGGATCGAAGGTCCCTACCTCGAGTTCGCCGAACTCGAGACCTCGCTGCTCGGATTCTGCTCACAGCCCAGCGGCTTCGCGACGGCCGCGCTCGAGGCGCGGCTGGCCGCGCCGGAGTCGCTCGTCCTCTCGTTCGGTGCGCGCCACGTCCACCCCTCGATCGCGTCGACGGTCGAGCGGGCCGCGCTGCTGGCCGGACTGGACGGCTTCTCCCACGTCGCGGCCGGCGAGATCCTGGACCGGGAGGCCGGCGGCACGATGCCCCACGCGCTCATGTTCTGTTTCGGCGAGGGCAACCAGGCCGACGCCTGGACCGCCTTCGACGAGGCCGTCGGCGCGGACGTGCCCCGCATCGCGCTGGTCGACACCTTCTGGGACGAGAAAAGCGAGAGCCTGCTGGCCGCCGAGACGCTCGGCGACGATCTCGACGGCGTCCGGATCGACACCACCGGATCCCGACGGGGCGACTTCCGACACATCATCCGCGAGGTCCGCTGGGAACTCGACGCCCGCGGCCACGAGGACGTCGACATCTTCTGTAGCGGCGGGCTCACACCCGACACGATCCGCGATCTACGTACCGTCGCCGACGGCTTCGGCGTCGGCAGCCACATCACGGGCGCCGATTCGGTCGATTTCAGCCTCGACATCGTCGAAATAGAGGGCGACCCGATCTCCAAACGGGGCAAGCTCTCGGGGGTCAAGGACGTCTATCGGACCGCTGACGGCGGCCACCACGTCGCACTGGCCGACCGCGACGGCCCCGACGAGGGCGAGTCGCTGCTCGAGCCGCTACTCCGGGACGGCGAGGTCGTCCGGGAGTTCGACCTCGAGGCGGCGACCGATCGCTGTCTGGCGGACGCCGCTGCCGTCGACTTCGACCCGGCACTCGAGGAGTAG
- the cca gene encoding CCA tRNA nucleotidyltransferase yields the protein MSEEDADRDGPEDGDGNRDLEAVLAEVRDRVTPDEAERTRLREVAERLIDRAEAAATERCDGADVLQVGSTARNTWIAGDRDIDIFVRFPSELDRETLEEYGLAVGHETLPSGHEEYAEHPYVKGEVEGFDVDVVPCFRLESATEIRSAVDRTPFHTQYLKRRLDDELAGDVRLTKQFLKGIGVYGSDLRTRGFSGYLTELLVCEYGGFRPLLEVAADWRPPVELDPEDHGTKAFDDPLAVIDPTDPERNVAAVCSAANVARFQHYARAFLESPRPAWFEPETTEPLTETELRGHLERRGTTPVAVRFDAPDLVEDQLYPQLRKSLDGITRGLDDREFDVFRATAMADGAAVVFVELAVSERPGVERHEGPPVHVRDHADGFYDAYADDPDAYGPFIEDDRYVTEREREFTTAREFLESDRLFDVGLGTHVETALEDGYEVLVGDDITALLGEFGAELAAYFEPRP from the coding sequence ATGAGCGAGGAGGACGCCGACCGCGACGGGCCCGAGGATGGAGACGGTAACCGCGATCTCGAGGCGGTACTCGCCGAGGTTCGTGATCGCGTGACCCCCGACGAGGCGGAACGGACGCGGCTTCGCGAGGTCGCAGAGCGACTAATCGACCGCGCCGAGGCCGCGGCGACCGAGCGCTGTGACGGGGCCGACGTTTTACAGGTCGGCTCGACCGCCCGGAACACCTGGATCGCCGGCGACCGCGATATCGACATCTTCGTTCGGTTTCCGTCGGAACTCGACCGCGAGACTCTCGAGGAGTACGGCCTCGCGGTCGGTCACGAGACGCTGCCGTCGGGCCACGAGGAGTACGCCGAACACCCCTACGTCAAGGGCGAGGTCGAGGGGTTCGACGTCGACGTGGTCCCCTGTTTCCGGCTCGAGTCCGCGACGGAGATTCGATCGGCCGTCGACCGCACGCCGTTTCATACCCAATACCTCAAGCGACGGCTCGACGACGAGCTTGCCGGAGACGTTCGGCTCACGAAGCAGTTCCTCAAGGGGATCGGGGTCTACGGGAGCGACCTCCGAACGCGCGGGTTCAGCGGCTATCTCACGGAACTGCTCGTCTGCGAGTACGGCGGCTTCCGACCATTGCTCGAGGTCGCAGCGGACTGGCGGCCGCCGGTGGAACTCGATCCCGAGGATCACGGGACGAAGGCGTTCGACGATCCGCTAGCCGTTATCGATCCGACCGATCCCGAGCGCAACGTCGCCGCCGTCTGTTCGGCGGCGAACGTCGCCCGGTTCCAGCACTACGCCCGGGCGTTCCTCGAGTCGCCGCGGCCGGCGTGGTTCGAACCGGAGACGACCGAGCCGCTGACCGAAACGGAACTGCGCGGCCACCTCGAGCGCCGGGGGACGACCCCCGTCGCCGTTCGCTTCGACGCCCCTGACCTCGTCGAGGACCAACTCTATCCGCAACTCCGGAAGTCCCTGGACGGGATCACGCGAGGGCTCGACGATCGCGAGTTCGACGTCTTCCGCGCGACGGCGATGGCCGACGGGGCCGCCGTCGTTTTCGTCGAACTCGCGGTGAGCGAGCGGCCCGGGGTCGAGCGCCACGAGGGGCCGCCGGTCCACGTCCGCGATCACGCCGACGGATTCTACGACGCCTACGCGGACGATCCCGATGCGTACGGGCCGTTCATCGAGGACGACCGGTACGTCACCGAGCGCGAGCGGGAGTTTACGACCGCCCGCGAGTTCCTCGAGAGCGACCGGCTCTTCGACGTGGGGCTGGGAACACACGTCGAGACGGCGCTCGAGGACGGCTACGAGGTGCTGGTCGGTGACGACATCACTGCGTTGCTCGGAGAGTTCGGGGCGGAACTTGCAGCCTATTTCGAGCCCCGGCCCTGA
- a CDS encoding cold-shock protein, translating into MAKGNVDFFNDTGGYGFIETDDADDDVFFHMEDVGGPDLEEGTEIEFDIEQAPKGPRATNVTRL; encoded by the coding sequence ATGGCGAAAGGAAACGTTGATTTCTTCAACGACACAGGCGGCTACGGTTTCATCGAGACTGACGACGCGGACGATGACGTTTTCTTCCACATGGAAGACGTTGGCGGTCCGGACCTCGAAGAAGGCACAGAGATCGAATTCGACATCGAACAGGCCCCCAAGGGCCCCCGCGCCACCAACGTCACCCGCCTGTAA
- a CDS encoding histone family protein, translating into MNVELPFAPVDTIIRRNAGDLRVSADASKELATRIQEHGSDLAIDAAEEATADGRKTLMAQDFGVGTVVDKDDLELPVAPVDRIARLEIDDRYRVSMDARVALADILEDYADNVARAAAILARHADRRTITDDDIETYFSLFE; encoded by the coding sequence ATGAACGTCGAACTCCCGTTCGCCCCGGTGGATACGATCATCCGGCGGAACGCGGGCGATCTTCGGGTGAGTGCCGACGCGTCGAAGGAACTCGCAACGCGGATCCAGGAACACGGGAGCGACCTCGCGATCGACGCCGCCGAGGAGGCGACGGCGGACGGTCGCAAGACGCTGATGGCCCAGGACTTCGGCGTCGGGACGGTCGTCGACAAGGACGACCTCGAGTTGCCGGTCGCACCGGTCGACCGCATCGCGCGACTCGAGATCGACGACCGATATCGCGTCTCGATGGACGCCCGGGTGGCACTGGCCGACATCCTCGAGGACTACGCCGACAACGTCGCCCGCGCGGCGGCGATCCTCGCACGCCACGCCGACCGGCGAACGATCACCGACGACGACATCGAGACCTACTTCTCGTTGTTCGAGTGA
- a CDS encoding histone deacetylase family protein has translation MQFGYSEVCLAHDPGSRHPESPDRLRAIRKRLQKKHGVEYVEADPCDLDAMATVHERDYLESVREFCADGGGSWDPDTTAVEETWDAAARSAGLACWAAETALEGATGRETPFSIGRPPGHHAVYDNAMGFCFVNNVAVAAQHALDHDAYDVDRVAILDWDVHHGNGTQDIFYDRGDVFFVSLHEQGLYPGTGDIDETGEGDGEGTTMNIPMPAGTDDSEYLAAVDGPIAAALTDFDPDLLLTSAGFDAHRHDPISRIRLSTEAYALLSDRVRTLAEETDAALAFILEGGYGLDVLADSVAMVHETFDGREPIEPDDEPDDNAESTLEDVLEAHDLDVELDDCYYSSS, from the coding sequence ATGCAGTTCGGCTACAGCGAGGTCTGTCTCGCACACGATCCCGGTTCGCGCCACCCCGAGTCGCCGGACCGGCTACGGGCGATCCGCAAGCGGCTCCAGAAGAAACACGGCGTCGAGTACGTCGAGGCCGACCCCTGCGACCTCGACGCGATGGCGACCGTCCACGAGCGCGACTACCTCGAGTCGGTCCGGGAGTTCTGTGCCGACGGCGGCGGCAGCTGGGATCCCGACACCACCGCCGTCGAGGAAACGTGGGACGCGGCCGCCCGAAGTGCGGGGCTGGCTTGCTGGGCCGCCGAAACGGCTCTCGAGGGCGCAACGGGCCGCGAAACACCCTTCTCGATCGGCCGTCCGCCGGGCCATCACGCGGTCTACGACAACGCGATGGGGTTTTGTTTCGTCAACAACGTCGCCGTCGCCGCCCAACACGCACTCGATCACGACGCCTACGACGTCGATCGGGTCGCGATCCTCGACTGGGACGTCCACCACGGCAACGGCACGCAGGACATCTTCTACGACCGCGGTGACGTCTTCTTCGTCTCGCTGCACGAACAGGGGCTCTATCCGGGCACCGGCGATATCGACGAGACCGGCGAGGGCGACGGCGAGGGGACGACGATGAATATCCCGATGCCGGCCGGCACCGACGACAGCGAGTATCTCGCCGCCGTCGACGGCCCGATTGCCGCCGCGCTCACCGACTTCGATCCCGATCTCCTGTTGACCAGCGCGGGCTTTGACGCCCACCGTCACGACCCCATCTCGCGGATCCGACTCTCGACGGAGGCCTACGCCCTGTTGAGCGACCGGGTTCGAACCCTCGCGGAAGAGACCGACGCCGCGCTCGCTTTTATCCTCGAAGGGGGCTACGGGCTTGACGTCCTCGCCGACAGCGTCGCGATGGTCCACGAGACCTTCGACGGCCGTGAACCGATCGAGCCCGACGACGAGCCCGACGACAACGCCGAATCGACCCTCGAAGATGTCCTCGAAGCACACGACCTCGATGTCGAACTGGACGACTGCTACTATAGTAGCTCTTGA
- a CDS encoding single-stranded DNA binding protein translates to MSDIEGVYEDLEADVSLEEFREAVEAKVEQMGGLADEETAAMLIAHEIGESEVGGIADIEPGMEEAKFVAKVISIGEKRTFERDGEDEDGQVVNVEVADETGSVRAAFWDDHAEAAIGELEEGQVLRIKGRPKEGFSGVEISVDDVEPDEDTEVEVQVSDTYAIEDLSLGLSNVNLVGLLLDTDSVRTFDRDDGSEGKVSNLVLGDSTGRIRVTLWDERADLATELEAGTTVEVVDGYVKERDGQLELHVGNRGAVEEVDEEVEYVPESTPIEDVEIDQTVDLAGVVRSADPKRTFDRDDGSEGQVRNIRVQDATDDIRVALWGEKADIDIGPGDEVALGDVEIQDGWQDDLEASAGWQSTVTVLESDSGAAGEGGADSSSDENAGLSAFAGDGSAADGTGTTDSTGDGDSAAETAAADGAAAESGEPADGEELEFTGVVVQAGSPVVLDDGETTMSVATDVDVGLGEEVTARGVVRDGRLEANDVF, encoded by the coding sequence ATGAGCGACATCGAGGGCGTATACGAGGACCTCGAGGCCGACGTCTCCCTCGAGGAGTTTCGCGAGGCCGTCGAGGCGAAAGTCGAGCAGATGGGTGGGCTCGCGGACGAGGAGACGGCGGCGATGCTCATCGCTCACGAGATCGGCGAGAGCGAGGTCGGCGGAATCGCCGACATCGAGCCCGGCATGGAGGAGGCGAAGTTCGTCGCCAAGGTGATCTCGATCGGTGAGAAGCGCACCTTCGAACGTGACGGCGAGGACGAGGACGGCCAGGTCGTCAACGTCGAGGTCGCCGACGAGACCGGCTCGGTGCGGGCCGCCTTCTGGGACGACCACGCCGAAGCTGCGATCGGGGAACTCGAGGAGGGACAGGTCCTCCGGATCAAGGGCCGCCCCAAGGAGGGCTTTTCGGGCGTCGAGATCAGCGTCGACGACGTCGAACCGGACGAAGACACCGAGGTCGAGGTGCAGGTCTCGGACACCTACGCGATCGAGGACCTCTCGCTCGGCCTCTCGAACGTCAACCTCGTCGGCCTGCTGCTCGACACCGACAGCGTCCGCACCTTCGATCGCGACGACGGCTCCGAGGGGAAGGTCTCGAACCTCGTGCTGGGGGACTCGACCGGCCGGATCCGCGTCACGCTGTGGGACGAACGGGCCGACCTCGCGACCGAACTCGAGGCCGGGACGACCGTCGAGGTCGTCGACGGCTACGTCAAGGAACGCGACGGCCAACTCGAGTTACACGTCGGCAACCGCGGTGCGGTCGAGGAAGTCGACGAGGAGGTCGAATACGTCCCCGAGAGTACGCCGATCGAAGACGTCGAGATCGACCAGACGGTCGACCTCGCGGGCGTCGTCCGTTCGGCGGACCCCAAGCGGACCTTCGACCGCGACGACGGCTCGGAGGGTCAGGTTCGCAACATCCGCGTCCAGGACGCGACGGACGACATCCGCGTGGCGCTGTGGGGCGAGAAAGCCGACATCGATATCGGGCCCGGCGACGAGGTCGCGCTCGGCGACGTCGAGATCCAGGACGGCTGGCAGGACGACCTCGAGGCCTCCGCGGGCTGGCAGTCGACGGTGACGGTCCTCGAGTCCGACTCGGGGGCGGCCGGCGAGGGGGGTGCTGACAGCTCGAGCGACGAGAACGCCGGCCTGTCCGCGTTCGCCGGCGACGGGAGCGCGGCCGACGGTACCGGCACGACGGACTCGACCGGCGACGGCGATTCGGCGGCCGAAACCGCTGCCGCTGACGGCGCTGCCGCCGAATCCGGCGAGCCGGCCGACGGCGAAGAACTCGAGTTTACGGGCGTCGTCGTGCAGGCCGGCAGCCCGGTCGTTTTGGACGATGGAGAGACGACGATGAGCGTCGCGACCGACGTCGACGTCGGTCTCGGCGAAGAAGTAACCGCCCGAGGGGTCGTCCGCGACGGTCGTCTCGAGGCAAACGACGTGTTCTGA
- a CDS encoding ribonuclease J, translating into MEIEIATIGGYEEVGRQMTAVRAGDDIVIFDMGLNLSKVLIHDNIRTEGMHSLDLIDMGAIPDDRIMSDLEGDVQAIVPTHGHLDHIGAISKLAHRYDAPIIASPFTLELVKGELEEEGKFDADNELIAMDPGETTSIGDSGVLDLEFVNVTHSIVDAINPVLHTPEGAVVYGLDKRMDHTPVIGDPIDMERFREIGREGEGVLAYIEDCTNANKKGRTPSESVAREHLRDVLYSMEDYNGGIVATTFSSHIARVKSLIEFARDIGRQPILLGRSMETYSGTAKQIGIDFPSDVEMVGYRQSIEQTFERIMNEGKENFLPVVTGHQGEPRATLTRMGRGETPYELEDGDKVVFSARVIPEPTNEGQRYQAEKLLRMQGARIYDDIHVSGHLCQEGHYEMLDALQPEHVIPAHQDMSGFSGYVDLASNRGYKLGRDLHVTSNGNVIQLV; encoded by the coding sequence ATGGAAATCGAAATTGCGACGATCGGCGGTTACGAGGAAGTCGGCCGACAGATGACGGCTGTCCGCGCTGGCGACGACATCGTGATCTTCGACATGGGTCTGAACCTGTCGAAGGTACTCATTCACGACAACATCCGAACCGAAGGGATGCACAGTCTCGATCTGATCGACATGGGTGCCATCCCCGACGACCGGATCATGAGCGATCTCGAGGGCGACGTGCAGGCGATCGTACCGACCCACGGCCACCTCGACCACATCGGTGCGATCAGCAAACTCGCACACCGGTACGACGCCCCCATCATCGCCTCCCCGTTCACGCTCGAACTGGTCAAAGGCGAACTCGAGGAGGAAGGCAAGTTCGACGCCGACAACGAACTGATCGCGATGGATCCCGGCGAGACGACGTCGATCGGCGACAGCGGCGTCCTCGATCTCGAGTTCGTCAACGTCACCCACTCCATCGTCGACGCGATCAACCCGGTCCTCCATACCCCCGAAGGTGCCGTCGTCTACGGACTGGACAAGCGCATGGACCACACCCCCGTCATCGGCGATCCGATCGACATGGAGCGATTCCGCGAGATCGGCCGTGAGGGCGAGGGCGTCCTCGCCTACATCGAGGACTGTACCAACGCGAACAAGAAGGGCCGAACACCCTCCGAGAGCGTCGCCCGCGAACACCTGCGCGACGTCCTCTACAGCATGGAGGACTACAACGGCGGCATCGTCGCGACGACGTTCTCGAGTCACATCGCCCGGGTGAAGTCGCTCATCGAGTTCGCCCGAGATATCGGCCGACAGCCGATCCTGCTGGGCCGCTCGATGGAGACGTATTCCGGTACTGCGAAACAGATCGGGATCGACTTCCCCTCCGACGTCGAGATGGTCGGCTACCGCCAATCCATCGAGCAGACCTTCGAGCGGATCATGAACGAGGGCAAGGAGAACTTCCTCCCAGTCGTTACTGGGCATCAAGGCGAGCCGCGCGCGACCCTCACCCGCATGGGCCGCGGCGAGACGCCCTACGAACTGGAAGACGGCGACAAGGTCGTCTTCTCGGCCCGCGTGATCCCGGAGCCGACAAACGAGGGCCAGCGTTATCAGGCCGAGAAACTCCTCCGCATGCAGGGCGCGCGCATCTACGACGATATCCACGTCTCGGGACACCTCTGTCAGGAAGGCCACTACGAGATGCTCGATGCGCTGCAGCCCGAACACGTGATTCCGGCCCACCAAGACATGAGCGGCTTCTCCGGATACGTCGATCTGGCATCCAATCGCGGATACAAGCTCGGACGTGATCTCCACGTCACTTCGAACGGAAACGTCATTCAGTTAGTCTAG
- a CDS encoding queuosine precursor transporter yields the protein MSQERSAGVPTAAQVALIGLFVTALVTAQLTASKVLAFELPIALPITGAQLALPGAALAYALTFLASDCFTELYGRRAAQVVVNVGFLLNFVVLALVWSTIAAPAAPTSVDPGAFETALGASTNVVLGSLLAYVVSQNWDVLVFHRIREYTGPEKLWLRNIGSTATSQAIDTVIFVVVAFAVAPAVLGVGTVLKPDLLLSLIAGQYLLKLAIALLDTPIVYAIVSLVRSHEEIPAEDASTA from the coding sequence ATGAGCCAGGAACGATCCGCGGGCGTCCCAACGGCCGCCCAGGTCGCGTTGATCGGCCTCTTCGTGACGGCGCTGGTGACCGCACAGTTGACCGCTTCGAAGGTGTTGGCCTTCGAACTCCCCATCGCGCTCCCGATTACCGGGGCACAACTCGCGTTGCCGGGGGCCGCGCTCGCCTACGCACTGACGTTTCTCGCGAGCGACTGTTTCACCGAACTGTACGGTCGCCGCGCCGCACAGGTGGTCGTCAACGTGGGTTTTCTCCTGAACTTCGTCGTCCTCGCGCTGGTCTGGTCGACGATTGCCGCGCCGGCGGCCCCCACGAGCGTCGATCCGGGCGCGTTCGAGACCGCGCTGGGGGCGTCGACGAACGTGGTACTGGGGAGCCTCCTGGCCTACGTCGTCAGTCAGAACTGGGACGTTCTCGTCTTCCATCGGATCCGCGAGTACACCGGCCCCGAGAAGCTCTGGCTTCGGAACATCGGGTCGACGGCGACCAGTCAGGCGATCGACACCGTCATCTTCGTCGTCGTCGCGTTCGCCGTTGCACCCGCCGTCCTCGGCGTCGGTACGGTCCTCAAGCCCGACCTCCTGCTCTCGTTGATCGCCGGGCAGTACCTGCTGAAGCTCGCGATCGCCCTCCTGGACACCCCGATCGTCTACGCTATCGTCTCGCTCGTGCGCTCGCACGAGGAGATCCCGGCCGAGGATGCAAGTACCGCCTGA
- a CDS encoding MogA/MoaB family molybdenum cofactor biosynthesis protein encodes MTTDHDERRSTDDHGHDVIDPLHVGIVTVSSSRAREDDPDDPGGDTIQDCFEADDHEVRARLLVRDDYSAIKTAVRQLVARQDIDVVCTTGGTGVTVDDVSPEATSSLFERELPGFGELFRSLSWDEVGTRAMASRATAGIAVDTPVFCLPGSKSACETACEELIVPETPHLAGLATRHRSGTSDQTLAEYRDE; translated from the coding sequence ATGACCACCGATCACGACGAGCGCCGGAGTACTGACGACCACGGTCACGACGTCATCGACCCGCTTCACGTCGGCATCGTTACCGTCTCGAGTTCGCGCGCGCGCGAAGACGACCCTGACGATCCGGGCGGCGACACCATCCAGGACTGTTTCGAGGCCGATGACCACGAGGTCCGAGCGCGACTGCTGGTTCGAGACGACTACTCGGCGATCAAAACCGCCGTCCGGCAACTGGTCGCCCGTCAGGACATCGACGTCGTCTGTACCACCGGCGGGACCGGCGTCACCGTCGACGATGTCTCGCCGGAGGCGACATCGTCCCTGTTCGAACGCGAACTGCCCGGCTTCGGCGAACTGTTCCGTTCGCTCTCTTGGGACGAAGTCGGCACGCGAGCGATGGCATCGCGCGCGACCGCGGGCATCGCGGTCGACACGCCGGTCTTCTGTCTGCCCGGCAGCAAAAGCGCCTGCGAAACTGCCTGCGAGGAACTGATCGTCCCCGAAACACCGCACCTCGCGGGGCTGGCGACGCGTCACCGTTCCGGGACGAGCGACCAGACGCTCGCGGAGTATCGGGACGAGTAG